One window of Sphingobacteriales bacterium genomic DNA carries:
- the map gene encoding type I methionyl aminopeptidase, giving the protein MYYKTEEEIELIRHSCLLVAKTHAEVAKKIRPGIKTILLDKIAEEYIFDNKAKPAFKGYQGFPFTLCISVNEQVVHGFPGNYELQNGDIVSIDCGVEANGFFGDSAYTYCVGEVKPDVFQLLKITKESLYKGIEQAIEGNRLGDISFAIQQHNESNGFSVVRELVGHGIGRQLHEAPEVPNYGRRGQGVKLIEGLVLAIEPMVNMGKRNITHLDDGWTVITSDKKPSAHFEHTITIRKKQADILSSFELIEECVKNNAELTALN; this is encoded by the coding sequence ATATATTACAAAACTGAGGAAGAGATTGAGCTAATCCGACATAGTTGCCTATTAGTTGCTAAAACCCATGCAGAAGTGGCAAAAAAAATTCGACCCGGTATCAAAACTATTTTACTCGATAAAATAGCTGAGGAATATATTTTTGACAATAAAGCAAAACCGGCTTTTAAAGGATATCAAGGCTTTCCGTTTACGCTATGTATATCGGTAAATGAACAGGTGGTTCATGGCTTTCCCGGAAATTATGAATTGCAAAATGGAGATATAGTTTCAATTGATTGTGGTGTTGAAGCAAATGGCTTTTTTGGAGATTCAGCATATACTTATTGTGTGGGAGAAGTTAAGCCCGATGTTTTTCAATTGCTTAAAATAACCAAAGAATCATTATACAAAGGGATTGAACAAGCGATTGAAGGTAACAGATTAGGAGATATTTCCTTTGCAATTCAACAACATAATGAATCAAATGGCTTTTCTGTTGTCAGAGAATTAGTTGGACATGGAATAGGAAGGCAACTTCACGAAGCACCGGAAGTTCCTAATTATGGACGAAGAGGGCAAGGTGTTAAGTTGATTGAAGGATTAGTTTTGGCAATCGAACCAATGGTCAATATGGGTAAACGCAATATCACTCATTTGGACGACGGTTGGACGGTCATTACAAGTGATAAAAAACCATCCGCTCATTTTGAACATACGATTACAATCAGAAAAAAACAGGCAGATATTTTATCTTCGTTTGAACTAATTGAGGAGTGTGTAAAAAATAATGCAGAATTAACGGCACTTAATTAG
- the secY gene encoding preprotein translocase subunit SecY: MKNLINTLRNIYKIEDLRGRIFLTLALIFIYRIGSYVVLPGVDPNGLSDLATSGNSGLLGLVNIFVGGSFGRASIFALGIMPYISASIAMQLLTLAVPYFQKLQKEGESGRRKINQTTRILTIAVTGFQAIGYVTFLHSIAASAIVISSFLFTLSTVVVLTAGTIFCMWLGEKITDKGIGNGISLLISVGIMARLPFALVAELEAKLATGSGGGLVFFVIEMAMLVAIVFGTIMLVQGTRRIPVQYAKRIVGNRQYGGVRQFIPLKINAAGVMPIIFAQALMFIPSFFATFFPESQFMQNLQSGNVANSFWYNFVFFFMIIIFTYFYTALVINPSQMADDMKRNNGFIPGVKPGRKTAEFIDDILSRITLPGSIFLALIAILPAFATRAGINSQFANFFGGTSLLILVAVMLDTLQQIESHLLMRHYDGLLKGNARIKGRQAAGAYQ; this comes from the coding sequence ATGAAAAATTTAATCAATACACTTCGCAATATCTATAAAATAGAAGATTTGCGCGGGCGCATTTTTCTCACTTTAGCGTTGATTTTTATTTACCGCATTGGTTCTTATGTAGTTTTACCAGGTGTAGATCCTAACGGGTTGAGCGATCTTGCAACTTCCGGAAACTCAGGACTCTTAGGTTTAGTAAATATTTTTGTGGGCGGGTCTTTCGGACGTGCTTCTATCTTTGCTTTAGGCATTATGCCTTACATTTCAGCTTCAATTGCCATGCAATTGCTGACTTTGGCTGTTCCGTATTTTCAGAAATTGCAAAAAGAAGGTGAAAGCGGAAGAAGAAAAATTAACCAAACCACCAGAATTTTAACAATTGCCGTTACCGGATTTCAAGCTATCGGTTACGTCACTTTTTTACATTCAATAGCTGCCAGTGCCATAGTTATCAGTTCATTTTTATTCACACTTTCTACCGTGGTAGTTTTAACTGCAGGAACAATTTTTTGTATGTGGTTAGGTGAAAAAATAACAGACAAAGGTATTGGTAATGGTATTTCCTTGTTGATTTCAGTGGGAATTATGGCAAGGCTGCCTTTTGCTCTTGTTGCAGAATTAGAAGCCAAATTAGCAACCGGTTCGGGCGGAGGATTGGTTTTCTTCGTAATTGAAATGGCGATGTTGGTTGCAATTGTGTTTGGTACTATTATGCTTGTTCAGGGAACAAGGAGAATACCCGTACAATATGCAAAAAGAATAGTCGGTAATCGCCAATATGGTGGAGTTAGGCAATTTATCCCTTTAAAAATTAATGCTGCCGGCGTAATGCCTATCATCTTTGCCCAAGCACTGATGTTTATCCCATCGTTTTTTGCTACATTTTTTCCGGAGTCACAGTTTATGCAAAATCTTCAATCCGGAAACGTTGCAAACTCGTTTTGGTATAACTTCGTCTTCTTCTTCATGATTATCATTTTTACCTATTTTTATACTGCACTTGTCATCAATCCGTCTCAGATGGCAGACGATATGAAGCGCAATAACGGGTTTATACCGGGAGTAAAACCAGGAAGAAAAACCGCAGAATTTATTGATGATATTCTTTCCCGGATTACATTACCGGGATCGATTTTTCTTGCTTTAATTGCCATTTTACCTGCTTTTGCTACCCGTGCAGGCATTAACAGCCAATTTGCAAATTTCTTTGGAGGTACGTCACTTTTAATCTTGGTAGCAGTAATGCTCGATACTTTACAACAAATTGAAAGTCACTTGCTGATGCGTCATTATGACGGGTTATTAAAAGGAAATGCCCGTATAAAAGGAAGACAAGCAGCAGGAGCTTATCAGTAA
- the rpsD gene encoding 30S ribosomal protein S4: MARYRGPQTKIARKFGEAIFGYDKAFEKRNHPPGQHGLAKKRKGATKEYAIQLREKQKAKYTYGLLERQFRKTFEHANRKEGVTGQVLLQLLERRLDNVIYRLGLSPSRRGARQLVGHGHILVNGQSVNIPSFCLSPGDKITIRPKSKTMQNFSSLSGTTNKYPWLDWNGSTLEGTFIAIPEREQIPENINEQLIVELYSK; the protein is encoded by the coding sequence ATGGCAAGGTATAGAGGACCACAGACAAAGATTGCAAGAAAATTTGGAGAAGCAATTTTCGGATACGATAAAGCTTTTGAAAAACGCAACCATCCACCCGGCCAACACGGGTTGGCAAAAAAACGCAAAGGTGCTACCAAAGAATATGCAATCCAGTTAAGGGAGAAACAAAAAGCAAAATATACTTACGGTTTATTGGAAAGGCAGTTTAGAAAAACATTTGAACATGCCAATCGCAAAGAAGGTGTAACCGGACAAGTTTTGCTTCAATTACTCGAAAGAAGATTGGATAATGTTATTTATCGTCTTGGCTTAAGCCCTTCAAGAAGAGGTGCCCGACAATTAGTTGGTCATGGGCATATTCTGGTAAACGGACAAAGTGTGAACATCCCTTCATTTTGTTTGTCACCGGGTGATAAGATTACTATCCGCCCCAAATCTAAAACTATGCAAAACTTTAGCTCTTTATCCGGGACAACAAATAAATATCCTTGGTTAGATTGGAATGGAAGTACTTTAGAAGGCACCTTTATTGCTATTCCAGAACGTGAACAAATACCCGAGAATATTAATGAACAGTTAATCGTTGAGCTATACTCTAAATAG
- the rpsK gene encoding 30S ribosomal protein S11, with the protein MAKATKKKIVKKRVVKVEADGKAFIKASFNNLLISFTNQSGQVISWSSAGKSGFRGSKKNTPYAAQIAATDAAKTAIDAGLKRVEVFVKGPGSGREAAIRSISSSGIEVTFIRDVTPLPHNGCRPPKRRRV; encoded by the coding sequence ATGGCAAAGGCGACTAAAAAGAAAATAGTTAAAAAAAGGGTAGTCAAAGTTGAGGCTGACGGGAAGGCATTTATAAAAGCGAGCTTTAACAACCTTTTGATATCATTTACAAATCAATCTGGTCAAGTCATTTCCTGGTCTTCGGCAGGAAAATCCGGTTTCAGAGGGTCTAAGAAAAACACACCTTACGCTGCACAAATTGCTGCTACCGATGCTGCAAAAACAGCGATTGATGCAGGACTTAAAAGAGTGGAGGTTTTTGTAAAAGGTCCGGGCTCTGGAAGAGAAGCCGCTATCAGGTCTATCAGTTCTTCAGGTATTGAAGTAACATTTATCAGAGATGTTACTCCCCTTCCACATAATGGTTGCCGCCCTCCGAAAAGACGTAGAGTGTAG
- the infA gene encoding translation initiation factor IF-1 — MAKQDLIKQDGIVTESLGNAKFRVRLENGHEIITHIAGKMRMHYIRILPGDKVAVEMSPYDLTKGRITYRYK; from the coding sequence ATGGCAAAACAAGATTTAATTAAACAAGACGGAATAGTAACTGAATCACTCGGTAATGCAAAATTCAGAGTGAGATTGGAAAATGGACATGAAATTATAACTCATATTGCTGGTAAAATGCGGATGCACTATATAAGGATTTTACCGGGCGATAAAGTTGCAGTTGAAATGTCACCTTACGATTTGACAAAAGGTAGAATTACCTATCGCTATAAATAA
- the rpmJ gene encoding 50S ribosomal protein L36, with protein MKVRASIKKRTADCKIVRRKGRLYIINKKNPKFKQRQG; from the coding sequence ATGAAAGTGAGAGCATCTATTAAGAAGCGGACTGCAGATTGCAAAATTGTGAGAAGAAAAGGCCGCTTATACATTATTAACAAGAAGAATCCTAAATTCAAACAAAGACAAGGATAA
- the rplO gene encoding 50S ribosomal protein L15: MTLSNLKPASGAIHKEKRVGRGQGSGRGGTSTRGHKGGQSRSGYSRKRAFEGGQTPIQMRVPKRGFKNVNRISYTVIDLAKLEMVAEKHGISTIDYETMRKLRLLRQDDKVKILANGELTKALTVHAHAFSATAQKAIEDAGGTVSIIGETVNVID, from the coding sequence ATAACACTAAGTAATTTAAAGCCTGCATCTGGCGCAATTCATAAGGAAAAACGAGTTGGAAGAGGGCAAGGATCTGGCCGGGGCGGAACCAGTACTCGTGGTCACAAAGGAGGTCAATCCCGTTCAGGCTATTCGAGAAAACGTGCCTTTGAAGGTGGACAAACGCCTATTCAAATGCGTGTGCCCAAAAGAGGATTCAAAAACGTCAACCGTATTTCTTATACCGTAATAGATTTGGCAAAATTGGAAATGGTTGCTGAAAAGCATGGAATTTCTACAATTGATTATGAGACAATGCGTAAACTTCGCCTCCTTCGTCAGGATGATAAAGTTAAAATTTTAGCCAATGGAGAATTGACTAAAGCCTTAACGGTTCATGCTCACGCTTTTAGCGCAACTGCCCAAAAAGCTATTGAAGATGCCGGGGGAACTGTTAGTATTATTGGGGAAACTGTTAATGTTATAGATTGA
- the rpsM gene encoding 30S ribosomal protein S13, whose protein sequence is MARIAGIDLPRFKKSSIALTYIYGIGRSRAKEILEKSEISLDKKVKDLSDDDIIRLRAVITEYQLEGELRSEVQLSIKRLMDIGCYRGIRHRKGLPLRGQRTRTNARTRKGRKKTVAGKKKATKK, encoded by the coding sequence ATGGCACGTATAGCTGGAATTGACTTACCCCGATTTAAGAAAAGCAGTATCGCATTGACTTATATCTACGGAATTGGAAGAAGTAGGGCTAAAGAAATACTTGAAAAATCTGAAATTTCTTTGGATAAAAAGGTCAAAGATTTAAGTGATGACGATATTATCCGATTAAGAGCAGTCATAACCGAATATCAGTTAGAAGGGGAGTTGCGCTCAGAAGTTCAGTTAAGTATTAAACGCTTGATGGATATAGGGTGTTACAGAGGTATTCGCCATCGTAAGGGTTTGCCTCTACGTGGACAACGTACCCGGACAAATGCTCGTACACGCAAAGGCAGAAAGAAAACAGTTGCCGGAAAGAAAAAAGCAACTAAAAAATAG